In Papaver somniferum cultivar HN1 chromosome 1, ASM357369v1, whole genome shotgun sequence, a genomic segment contains:
- the LOC113281541 gene encoding inosine-5'-monophosphate dehydrogenase-like isoform X2 has protein sequence MAGFQIEDGFPADRLFNQRYSYTYDDVIFLPHYIDFPTDAVNLSTKLTKNIELSIPCVASPMDIVTESSMAVAMAALGGIGTVHYNNQPFEQDALIRFAKSRHIPFISDPIFKAPSDSIDSIDDFSSSPCVCFTESGNSKSKMLGVVGKSDWEKLTDKETPLSDIMFKFPISAPSSYTFEQAASVLASQKLDYLPLVGESSGEVVDLFTKGDVDRIQGFPKLGLPSLEKDGSFMVGTAIGTREQDKKRLEHLVREGENVVVVDSSQGNSIYQIEMTKFVKRIYQDLDVIAGNIVTAYQAQNLIQSGADALRVGMGSGSIFTTQEWGPRDC, from the exons ATGGCTGGGTTTCAAATAGAAGATGGGTTTCCGGCGGATCGTCTCTTTAACCAAAGATATTCTTATACCTATGATGATGTGATCTTCCTCCCTCATTACATTGATTTTCCTACCGATGCAGTCAATCTAAGCACAAAACTTACTAAAAATATTGAGTTATCGATTCCATGTGTTGCTTCACCAATGGATATTGTTACTGAATCGTCCATGGCTGTAGCTATGGCAGCTCTTGGAGGCATTGGTACTGTTCACTACAACAATCAGCCTTTTGAACAAGATGCCTTGATTAGATTTGCTAAATCTCGTCATATTCCATTTATATCTGATCCAATTTTCAAAGCGCCTTCAGATTCGATTGATTCTATTGATGATTTCTCTTCATCACCATGTGTTTGTTTTACTGAGTCAGGGAACTCAAAATCGAAGATGTTAGGTGTAGTGGGTAAGTCGGATTGGGAGAAGTTAACTGATAAAGAGACTCCACTCTCTGATATTATGTTTAAATTCCCAATTTCGGCCCCATCAAGCTATACGTTTGAGCAGGCTGCTTCAGTTTTAGCCTCTCAGAAATTGGATTACTTACCTTTGGTTGGTGAGAGCAGTGGTGAAGTTGTGGATTTGTTCACAAAGGGTGATGTGGATAGGATTCAAGGTTTCCCCAAATTAGGACTTCCTTCACTTGAAAAGGATGGAAGCTTCATGGTTGGGACTGCAATCGGAACCAGGGAACAAGATAAGAAGAGGTTGGAACATTTGGTGAGGGAAGGGGAAAATGTTGTTGTGGTAGATAGTTCGCAGGGCAACTCGATTTATCAAATAGAGATGACTAAGTTTGTGAAGAGAATTTATCAAGATTTAGATGTTATAGCCGGTAATATTGTTACAGCTTATCAGGCACAAAATCTGATTCAGTCTGGAGCAGATGCCTTGAGGGTTGGTATGGGTTCTGGGTCAATTTTCACAACACAAGAG TGGGGTCCCCGTGATTGCTGA
- the LOC113281541 gene encoding inosine-5'-monophosphate dehydrogenase-like isoform X1, whose product MAGFQIEDGFPADRLFNQRYSYTYDDVIFLPHYIDFPTDAVNLSTKLTKNIELSIPCVASPMDIVTESSMAVAMAALGGIGTVHYNNQPFEQDALIRFAKSRHIPFISDPIFKAPSDSIDSIDDFSSSPCVCFTESGNSKSKMLGVVGKSDWEKLTDKETPLSDIMFKFPISAPSSYTFEQAASVLASQKLDYLPLVGESSGEVVDLFTKGDVDRIQGFPKLGLPSLEKDGSFMVGTAIGTREQDKKRLEHLVREGENVVVVDSSQGNSIYQIEMTKFVKRIYQDLDVIAGNIVTAYQAQNLIQSGADALRVGMGSGSIFTTQEVCAVGRGQWGPRDC is encoded by the exons ATGGCTGGGTTTCAAATAGAAGATGGGTTTCCGGCGGATCGTCTCTTTAACCAAAGATATTCTTATACCTATGATGATGTGATCTTCCTCCCTCATTACATTGATTTTCCTACCGATGCAGTCAATCTAAGCACAAAACTTACTAAAAATATTGAGTTATCGATTCCATGTGTTGCTTCACCAATGGATATTGTTACTGAATCGTCCATGGCTGTAGCTATGGCAGCTCTTGGAGGCATTGGTACTGTTCACTACAACAATCAGCCTTTTGAACAAGATGCCTTGATTAGATTTGCTAAATCTCGTCATATTCCATTTATATCTGATCCAATTTTCAAAGCGCCTTCAGATTCGATTGATTCTATTGATGATTTCTCTTCATCACCATGTGTTTGTTTTACTGAGTCAGGGAACTCAAAATCGAAGATGTTAGGTGTAGTGGGTAAGTCGGATTGGGAGAAGTTAACTGATAAAGAGACTCCACTCTCTGATATTATGTTTAAATTCCCAATTTCGGCCCCATCAAGCTATACGTTTGAGCAGGCTGCTTCAGTTTTAGCCTCTCAGAAATTGGATTACTTACCTTTGGTTGGTGAGAGCAGTGGTGAAGTTGTGGATTTGTTCACAAAGGGTGATGTGGATAGGATTCAAGGTTTCCCCAAATTAGGACTTCCTTCACTTGAAAAGGATGGAAGCTTCATGGTTGGGACTGCAATCGGAACCAGGGAACAAGATAAGAAGAGGTTGGAACATTTGGTGAGGGAAGGGGAAAATGTTGTTGTGGTAGATAGTTCGCAGGGCAACTCGATTTATCAAATAGAGATGACTAAGTTTGTGAAGAGAATTTATCAAGATTTAGATGTTATAGCCGGTAATATTGTTACAGCTTATCAGGCACAAAATCTGATTCAGTCTGGAGCAGATGCCTTGAGGGTTGGTATGGGTTCTGGGTCAATTTTCACAACACAAGAGGTATGTGCAGTTGGCCGAGGACAG TGGGGTCCCCGTGATTGCTGA